A region from the Lytechinus variegatus isolate NC3 chromosome 6, Lvar_3.0, whole genome shotgun sequence genome encodes:
- the LOC121416898 gene encoding 60S ribosomal protein L12-like, which produces MPAKFDPNEIKIVCLRAVGGEVGATSTLAPKIGPLGLSPKKVGDDIAKATQEWKGLKITVMLTIQNRQAKVSVVPSASSLIIRALKEPPRDRKKVKNISHSGNIPIDAIIDIARTMRERSMARELKGTVKEVLGTAQSVGCTVEGQNPHDIIEQINDGDIEIPAE; this is translated from the exons TGTGTCTGAGGGCTGTGGGTGGTGAAGTCGGAGCAACCTCAACTCTTGCCCCCAAGATCGGTCCTCTTGGTTTG TCCCCCAAGAAGGTCGGTGACGACATCGCCAAGGCAACCCAGGAATGGAAGGGTCTGAAGATCACTGTCATGTTGACCATTCAGAACCGTCAGGCCAAGGTCAGTGTGGTCCCAAGTGCTTCATCCCTCATCATCAGAGCTCTGAAGGAACCTCCTCGTGATAGAAAGAAGGTCAAGAACA TCTCACACAGTGGGAACATCCCCATCGACGCCATCATTGACATCGCCAGGACGATGAGGGAGCGTTCCATGGCTCGTGAACTCAAGGGAACAGTCAAGGAAGTCTTGGGAACGGCTCAGTCTGTAGGATGCACCGTGGAAGGACAGAACCCTCATGATATCATTGAACAGATCAACGATGGAGACATTGAGATCCCAGCG GAATGA